GCATCGCCAGCAGATCATCAAGATCAATGCGCCGGAGTGGATCGAGACCGAGTACTTCCTGATCTTCGACCCCGACTGCTTCGCCACGCACCCGTTCGACGTGAACTCCCTCATCGTCGACGGCCGCGCGATCACGCACCTGAAAGGGCGCAGCGTCGAGCCGTACTACTGGGAGGCGTCGGCGAAACTGCTCGACGTCGAGCCGCATCTGGAGCGCGACGGCGTCTGGTGGACGCCCGCCACGCTGTCGCGCTCGCTCTGCCTGTCGCTGCAAAAGCGCCTGGAAGCGGTGCACGGCACCGACTGGAAGCGGGTGCTGCTCGCCAACTACGCCGTGGACTGGACCGAATACACGCTGTACTGGCTCAACGCCGAGCACGAAGGACTGCTGGATCGCCATCACGCGCAGGCCGTGCCGCCGCAACGCACGCTGCATGCGAGCGAGAGCGTGTGGTTCGCCGAGAAGATGCAGGAGTGGGACGCCGCGCACTACTTCGCGCCGGACAGCGACGGGCTCTTCGCGGTCGTGCAAAGCAATACGAAGATTCCGCTCGACCAGGTGGTGACCAAGCTCTCGCCCTACTTCCCGATCACGATTCAGCCCTATGAGCGACATGTCGACCCCGTGCTCAAGGGGGCCGAGCTGTATTCCGCCGTAGTGCGCCGCGGGCTCAAGATGCTGCGCAAGCTGCGAGGGTAAGGGGAATCAGGGCAATGGGCAGTCGCCGTGACAAGCTGGTCGGCATCGAAATTCTGCGGTTCCTGAGCGCATTTGCCGTGCTCATCTGGCATTACCAGC
The Pandoraea pulmonicola DNA segment above includes these coding regions:
- a CDS encoding DUF6492 family protein, whose amino-acid sequence is MQQISAILPIKTRGRHYADNIGRCDILFSSLRHFTTPDLFHRFVIIVPHDEVDEVRGYAKAWSDFPIEVIDESQYMGVFAEFSQRHQIRNWHRQQIIKINAPEWIETEYFLIFDPDCFATHPFDVNSLIVDGRAITHLKGRSVEPYYWEASAKLLDVEPHLERDGVWWTPATLSRSLCLSLQKRLEAVHGTDWKRVLLANYAVDWTEYTLYWLNAEHEGLLDRHHAQAVPPQRTLHASESVWFAEKMQEWDAAHYFAPDSDGLFAVVQSNTKIPLDQVVTKLSPYFPITIQPYERHVDPVLKGAELYSAVVRRGLKMLRKLRG